A region of the Roseiflexus sp. RS-1 genome:
GGACGCGCTCGATTTCTTCGGCATAGTAATCGAGCATGTTCGGATCGATCGAGTGCGTGCCCTTGCCGGCAAGCGCTTCGCCGCTGAGTTTCAGCAGGATGCGGCGATATCGAGGTTCAGCCATGACGCCTCCACACATCGGGCGCACCCAGTCATATCGACGACTGCATACGCTCAGCGCACGCAGTCGTCGTCTGGCGGCGCCGCTTCTGGCTTAGCCGCCAATTTCATACCGGACAAAGCGGCGCACGACGATATTCTCACGAATTCTGGCTATCGCCGCCTGGATTTTTTCCTCGATCGTCTGCGACGAGTCTTTGATGAACACCTGCTTCAGCAGGACATGTTCCTGATAGAACTTATCGGGCGACAGACCGCTGGCGGCGATCTCGCTCTCGGGGACCTCTTCGGGGCGCAGGTAGCGTGGATTCATCGCCGCGACCTGCATGGCAATATCGCGCGCCAGCTGGATAAAGTCATCGGTGCGGGCAACGAAGTCGGTTTCGCAGTTCAGTTCGACCATTGCCGCGACGCGCGCGCCGTGGTGGATGTACACTTCGATGCGTCCTTCTTTCGCTTCACGACCGGCGACTTTATCGCTCACGCGCAACCCGCGCTTGCGCAGTTCTTCGATAGCCTTCTCGATGTCGCCGTTGGTTTGTTCGAGAATATCCTTGCACTCCTTAACGCCAGCGCCGGTGCGCTCGCGCAGTTCCTTCACCATTTGCGCAGTGATTTCAGCCACGATGACTCCTTATCTCTCTGACATAAAAACAGGGAAGAGCGAAGGCTGCACTGCTGCCTTCAGTCTTCCTTGCCCCTCTGTACCACCGCTTTACTCGACCGCCTCAGCTTCCCTGGCGATCAACTGAGCCGTCATCTCCTGCTCATAGCCGGCGCCGTGCACGTCGGCCTGAAGCGACTCGCGTCGATTCTGACCTTCGATGGCGGCGTCGGCGATTTTCGCGGCAATCAGACGAATGCTGCGGATCGCATCGTCGTTGCACGGAATGACATAATCAATCAGGTCGGGGTCGCAGTTGGTATCGACCATCGCCACGACTGGAATGCCGGTTTTGTTGGCTTCCTTGACAGCGAGGGCTTCCTTGTGCGGGTCGACGATGAAGAGCGCCCCTGGCAACCGGTCCATCGTCTTCATACCGCCGAAGACCTTGTTGAGTTTTTCGATCTCCGCGTCGAGCTTCAGCGCTTCGGCTTTGGTCAGTTTGTTGAACTCACCCCGTGCGCGTTGATCCTCGAGATCGTTCAGGTAGCGCAACCGCTTGCGCATGGTGGCAAAGTTGGTCAGTGTGCCGCCGAGCCAGCGCTGGGTGACATAGAACTGCCCCGCGCGCGTCGCCTCTTCAGCGATGGTTTCCTGCGCCTGCTTCTTGGTGCCGACGAACAGCACCTTCTGACCTGCCGCGACTGTTTCAACGATGAACTGGTACGCTTCGGTGAGACCGGTGATCGTTTTCTGAAGATCGATGATGTGAATGCCGTTGCGCGCCGTGAAGATGTACGGCCGCATCTTTGGATTCCAGCGCTTGGTCTGGTGTCCGAAGTGCGCTCCCGACTCAAGCAGTGCTCGCATCGAAACGAGACGCTGCGCTCCCTGGGTCATGCCTGAGTGCTCCTTGTTTTTCAGATCGGCAGGTTGCACCTGCCTGACGAATGCCTCCACCGCTCCTGAACGCGCCGCACGACCGGTTTGACCGGCAGGAGAGGCGGGCGATAGAGCGATGTGTGGAATGAAGCGCGCTTCAGCGCGCCGTCTGGTAGTATAGCATACAAGCAGGGGGCGGGCAAATCCGCCCCGATTTTGCAGATTACGGGGCGGTATGGTACGATGGCGTCGAAACAGGTGCAGGGAAAGCGTTATCTGTCCGGCAGCCCTGAACGACGGGGGGCGGATGGGGGAAGGTGGCGCGCCGGAGTCTCTTTCGAGTCAAGAGCGCGCCTCGCGGTATGCGATATGCCCGATGTTTCACATGAAGCAGTGGCGCCCGGCGGCAAGCCGCGCATTCTGTTTGCGATCTCGGATACCGGCGGCGGTCACCGCTCGGGAGCGCAGGCAATCGCCGCTGCGATTGAACAGCAGGTCGGCGAAGCAGTCGAAACATATATCATTGATATCTTCGCTCACACCGGCGTGCCGGTGGTTCGGAACGCCCCGGTGGTCTACGATAAACTCTCGACGCGCTGGCTCCCGCTCTATGATGCCCTTTATCGCATGACTGACGGTCGCCGGCGTATCGATGCATTGACCGGCGTTGTCTATCTGGCGGCGCATCGCAATATTTTGCGTGTGCTCGAAGCCGTGCGCCCGACGCTCGTGGTTTCGGTGCATCCGTTGCTTAACCGTCTGGTTGGCAATGCGCGCCGCACGTATCGCCTCTCGTTTCGCTTTATCACCGTTGTGACCGACCTGGTCAGCCTGCATGCATCATGGGCCGACCCGAGCGCGGAATTGTGCATTGTGCCGACCGATGAGGCGTTCGAGCGTATGCTGCGTCTGGGAATGCCGCCAGAGAAACTGATGCGCACCGGGTTCCCGGTGCATCCGAAGTTTGCGGCATACCATCGGACGCGCGATGAAGCGCAGACGATCCTGGGCCTCTCGCCAGAGTTGTTTACCGTTCTGGTGACGAGCGGCGGGGTTGGATCCGGCAATATGGAGCAACTGGTGCGCAATATCCATACTGCGTATCCACAGATCCAGTTGCTGGCAGTGACCGGCAGAAACAGTGCGTTGCGTGAACGGCTCGAGAAGAGTGGTTTCGGTCCGAATGTGCATATCTTCGGCTTCGTCACGAATATGGAAGAGTTGATGGCGGCGAGCGATATTGTGATCTCGAAGGCGGGTCCGGGCACGCTGATGGAAGCGCTGGTGATGCGCCGTCCGGTGATTGTGACGCAGGCGGTTGGGATGCAGGAACGTGGCAATATCGATTTTGTGCTGAACCATGAACTGGGTCTGTTTTGCCCGACGATCGATCGGATTGTGCCGGTGCTGGCAGAGTTGATGGAACCGTCAACGTATGCAGCGACGGCTGCGCGCCTGGTCGATGCCGTTCCGCGCGATGGCGCGATGCAGATTGCATCTATTCTGCTTGAACAGTTGCACCTTGAGCCGCCGGTCCGTCGGTATCGACGCTTCCGCCTCCCTTCTGTACGGATGCTGCGCCCGCGTGCGATTGTGCGGCGGCTGCGCCTGCCGCGGGTGAGAGGACTCGTGCGCTGGCGGAGACCGTTGCCAGGGAGACGAAGGTGAACGTTGAATGTTGAAGGAGGGACGGTTGAAGGTTGGGGGGTGAAGGTTGAAGGTGGGACGGTTACTCTAATAACTCCCTGCTAAACGTCTTTGGAAGCCGCATGACCGAAGGTTCAAGCAGATCATCGGATCGACGCTGGTGGATTGCAGGATGGACAGTTGCCACAGCGCTTTTGTGCATGTGGTGTGGGGTGTTTGCTGGCGTTGGCGGTTGGGTTGCCGGGCGCGACATTGGGCGGCGCGAAGCCCGTCTGGAACTGAGTGCGACTGCTGCGGTGCAGCCGGTGTTGCCCGATCTGGGTGTGCTGGTGACGCGCCTTGACCGGAGCGGTCCGGCGGCACGCGCAGGGGTTGCGCGCGGTGATGTGATTGTCGCGATCGAGGGGGTCTACGTGCAGGATGCGCGCGACCTGCGCGAACAACTCTTGCGCTATCGCCCCGGTGATACCGTTCGGTTGACCCTTCTCCGCGATCGTGGAGAACAAACAGTTAATGTCGCGCTCAATGCGTTTCCCGGCAATCCGAGGATGCCGTACCTTGGCGTGTACTACACTGCCCGTGGCGAAGAACCGGCTGATCTGTGATGCGCTTTTCTGACTCGTCAGACGTACCGGTGACCGACGTTGCTCCTGCGCCCCGATCACGGCGAGTTGTGCTGCTGCTGGCAGCGCTTGCCGGTCTCTGCTGGGCAGGCGCGCTGGCGATGCTGCTCTGGGGTGTGGTGGATCGGCAGCAGCCATACGATGCGCCCGAACGCATGGTATATTATATGGTAGTTGTGTCCGCCGCGCTCCTGACGTTTGTCCCGATCGAGCGTCAGTTTCACCTGACAGGTTTGAGTGTCGAGGGTCTGCTGGGCACAGGTTTATTGCTCTATACGCTGGCATTTGTGCCCCCGCCTGTCGAATGGTTGCTCTCGCCGCCGGATGCACCAGTCTATGCTGTGATGGCGCTGGCTGTGTTCTGGTTCTTTTCGTCGATTGCAATGCCGCTGCTGTATGCGTCAGGGCAACGTATCTTCCACCAGCGCGCGCGGCGCTATGATCGGCGGCGTGCACGTCGTCAGGCGTATGAGATCGGGTTGCTGGCGGCATTGACGGTGATACTCGCGGGTCTGCGGGCGCTTACTCCGGTTGCGGTTGCGCTGATCGCGCTGATTATCGGTGTTGCTGAATTGTTGTTTCTGTCGTTTGTCGAGCCTGAGCCATGATCCAGATTACTATCATCGGTGTTGGTTTGATCGGCGCATCACTCGGTATGGCGCTGCGTTCCGCTCCTGAGCGCGAGTCTCCGCTGGGCGCCATAACGGTCACCGGTTTCGATCTCGATCCGCGTACACTGGCGGAGGCGCGTGGACGTCTGGCTATTGATCGCGAGGCGCGTACGCTGGCAGACGCAGTGCGTGACGCGCATCTGGTGATTGTCGCAACGCCGGTGCAGACGATCCGTCAGGTGTTTGCCGATCTTGCGCCGCTGCTCCCCCCCGGAGCAACGGTCACCGATGTGGCGAGCACCAAGGCGCAGGTTCTC
Encoded here:
- a CDS encoding MGDG synthase family glycosyltransferase, producing MPDVSHEAVAPGGKPRILFAISDTGGGHRSGAQAIAAAIEQQVGEAVETYIIDIFAHTGVPVVRNAPVVYDKLSTRWLPLYDALYRMTDGRRRIDALTGVVYLAAHRNILRVLEAVRPTLVVSVHPLLNRLVGNARRTYRLSFRFITVVTDLVSLHASWADPSAELCIVPTDEAFERMLRLGMPPEKLMRTGFPVHPKFAAYHRTRDEAQTILGLSPELFTVLVTSGGVGSGNMEQLVRNIHTAYPQIQLLAVTGRNSALRERLEKSGFGPNVHIFGFVTNMEELMAASDIVISKAGPGTLMEALVMRRPVIVTQAVGMQERGNIDFVLNHELGLFCPTIDRIVPVLAELMEPSTYAATAARLVDAVPRDGAMQIASILLEQLHLEPPVRRYRRFRLPSVRMLRPRAIVRRLRLPRVRGLVRWRRPLPGRRR
- the rpsB gene encoding 30S ribosomal protein S2 — protein: MTQGAQRLVSMRALLESGAHFGHQTKRWNPKMRPYIFTARNGIHIIDLQKTITGLTEAYQFIVETVAAGQKVLFVGTKKQAQETIAEEATRAGQFYVTQRWLGGTLTNFATMRKRLRYLNDLEDQRARGEFNKLTKAEALKLDAEIEKLNKVFGGMKTMDRLPGALFIVDPHKEALAVKEANKTGIPVVAMVDTNCDPDLIDYVIPCNDDAIRSIRLIAAKIADAAIEGQNRRESLQADVHGAGYEQEMTAQLIAREAEAVE
- a CDS encoding S1C family serine protease, with translation MTEGSSRSSDRRWWIAGWTVATALLCMWCGVFAGVGGWVAGRDIGRREARLELSATAAVQPVLPDLGVLVTRLDRSGPAARAGVARGDVIVAIEGVYVQDARDLREQLLRYRPGDTVRLTLLRDRGEQTVNVALNAFPGNPRMPYLGVYYTARGEEPADL
- the tsf gene encoding translation elongation factor Ts, translating into MAEITAQMVKELRERTGAGVKECKDILEQTNGDIEKAIEELRKRGLRVSDKVAGREAKEGRIEVYIHHGARVAAMVELNCETDFVARTDDFIQLARDIAMQVAAMNPRYLRPEEVPESEIAASGLSPDKFYQEHVLLKQVFIKDSSQTIEEKIQAAIARIRENIVVRRFVRYEIGG